One part of the Dermacentor silvarum isolate Dsil-2018 chromosome 6, BIME_Dsil_1.4, whole genome shotgun sequence genome encodes these proteins:
- the LOC119455223 gene encoding uncharacterized protein LOC119455223 isoform X2: MTPAVLLIWLGCCIRNNHASSEMRQSGIYITVSSYSGFWSYGHFEINWFGIPEKYLGVTYAVLSRKNPPRAYSDVLSISPVLRPTDRFTTSVPAPSFNVSTLMRGECLGYWAVILGESHKPWEPVVLYSSCFTPKPRWMRQNCCKLSTLSLLDMLIPGTHNAGMYNQMYTHPHEEYLYNQDQTIAQQLAYGIRSLDLRVQYSGGEFYVTHSRTAGWPTIRQVLKEVREFVEVTGELVLLDFHRFTKGFDEGHDNVPARHLELVNLIVTVLRDVLLEGHAYVMKLDIILDECRNETKPRGHVIVFYNYEQYKGPYEHYLGPAVEHRWPNAQSQDALMRYLKDKACVRGSGSNLISIMAELTPSFPALVIGNRRAAQWVNHDVTEYFRREGPNCSGIIATDYFLGNGIIEVAIEANLEKGREGLFVYQYQPHKHCNVSDTA, encoded by the coding sequence AAATGCGACAGTCTGGCATCTACATAACAGTATCCTCATACAGCGGATTTTGGAGTTATGGACACTTCGAGATTAATTGGTTTGGTATTCCTGAAAAATACCTGGGAGTGACGTACGCCGTGCTGTCAAGGAAGAATCCGCCGAGAGCATATTCTGACGTTCTCTCCATCTCACCTGTTCTGCGACCTACCGACAGATTTACGACAAGTGTTCCAGCACCGAGCTTTAATGTCAGCACTTTGATGAGGGGCGAATGTCTCGGCTATTGGGCTGTCATACTGGGAGAATCGCACAAGCCTTGGGAACCAGTCGTATTGTATTCTTCGtgcttcactcctaagcctcggTGGATGCGGCAGAATTGTTGCAAGCTCTCAACGCTTAGTCTTTTGGACATGCTCATTCCTGGTACGCACAATGCTGGCATGTACAACCAAATGTACACGCATCCACATGAGGAGTACCTGTATAACCAGGACCAAACCATTGCGCAGCAGCTCGCATATGGCATTCGTAGCCTGGATTTGAGGGTACAGTACTCTGGCGGCGAGTTTTACGTCACCCACAGCAGAACGGCAGGGTGGCCCACCATACGACAAGTTCTGAAGGAAGTTCGCGAATTCGTGGAAGTGACCGGCGAACTTGTGCTTCTAGATTTCCACAGATTCACGAAGGGTTTTGACGAAGGACACGATAACGTCCCTGCGCGGCATTTGGAACTTGTGAACCTAATTGTTACAGTATTACGTGATGTTCTTCTGGAGGGTCACGCCTATGTAATGAAGTTGGACATAATCTTGGATGAATGCAGGAACGAAACAAAGCCTCGCGGCCACGTGATAGTGTTTTATAATTATGAACAGTATAAGGGACCATATGAACATTACTTAGGGCCCGCTGTCGAGCACAGATGGCCTAATGCGCAAAGCCAAGATGCCCTTATGAGATATCTAAAAGATAAAGCATGCGTACGCGGAAGTGGTAGTAATCTGATTTCGATAATGGCAGAGCTCACGCCCTCTTTTCCAGCTCTTGTTATTGGAAACCGCCGCGCGGCACAGTGGGTAAACCATGACGTTACGGAATATTTCAGGCGAGAAGGACCAAACTGTTCTGGCATTATCGCCACGGACTACTTTTTAGGTAACGGGATAATTGAAGTAGCCATTGAGGCTAACCTAGAGAAAGGGCGCGAAGGATTATTCGTATATCAATATCAACCTCATAAGCACTGTAACGTAAGCGACACCGCGTAG
- the LOC119455223 gene encoding uncharacterized protein LOC119455223 isoform X1, whose amino-acid sequence MQALRMTPTMLLICIGCFSSKGLAASEMRQSGIYITVSSYSGFWSYGHFEINWFGIPEKYLGVTYAVLSRKNPPRAYSDVLSISPVLRPTDRFTTSVPAPSFNVSTLMRGECLGYWAVILGESHKPWEPVVLYSSCFTPKPRWMRQNCCKLSTLSLLDMLIPGTHNAGMYNQMYTHPHEEYLYNQDQTIAQQLAYGIRSLDLRVQYSGGEFYVTHSRTAGWPTIRQVLKEVREFVEVTGELVLLDFHRFTKGFDEGHDNVPARHLELVNLIVTVLRDVLLEGHAYVMKLDIILDECRNETKPRGHVIVFYNYEQYKGPYEHYLGPAVEHRWPNAQSQDALMRYLKDKACVRGSGSNLISIMAELTPSFPALVIGNRRAAQWVNHDVTEYFRREGPNCSGIIATDYFLGNGIIEVAIEANLEKGREGLFVYQYQPHKHCNVSDTA is encoded by the coding sequence AAATGCGACAGTCTGGCATCTACATAACAGTATCCTCATACAGCGGATTTTGGAGTTATGGACACTTCGAGATTAATTGGTTTGGTATTCCTGAAAAATACCTGGGAGTGACGTACGCCGTGCTGTCAAGGAAGAATCCGCCGAGAGCATATTCTGACGTTCTCTCCATCTCACCTGTTCTGCGACCTACCGACAGATTTACGACAAGTGTTCCAGCACCGAGCTTTAATGTCAGCACTTTGATGAGGGGCGAATGTCTCGGCTATTGGGCTGTCATACTGGGAGAATCGCACAAGCCTTGGGAACCAGTCGTATTGTATTCTTCGtgcttcactcctaagcctcggTGGATGCGGCAGAATTGTTGCAAGCTCTCAACGCTTAGTCTTTTGGACATGCTCATTCCTGGTACGCACAATGCTGGCATGTACAACCAAATGTACACGCATCCACATGAGGAGTACCTGTATAACCAGGACCAAACCATTGCGCAGCAGCTCGCATATGGCATTCGTAGCCTGGATTTGAGGGTACAGTACTCTGGCGGCGAGTTTTACGTCACCCACAGCAGAACGGCAGGGTGGCCCACCATACGACAAGTTCTGAAGGAAGTTCGCGAATTCGTGGAAGTGACCGGCGAACTTGTGCTTCTAGATTTCCACAGATTCACGAAGGGTTTTGACGAAGGACACGATAACGTCCCTGCGCGGCATTTGGAACTTGTGAACCTAATTGTTACAGTATTACGTGATGTTCTTCTGGAGGGTCACGCCTATGTAATGAAGTTGGACATAATCTTGGATGAATGCAGGAACGAAACAAAGCCTCGCGGCCACGTGATAGTGTTTTATAATTATGAACAGTATAAGGGACCATATGAACATTACTTAGGGCCCGCTGTCGAGCACAGATGGCCTAATGCGCAAAGCCAAGATGCCCTTATGAGATATCTAAAAGATAAAGCATGCGTACGCGGAAGTGGTAGTAATCTGATTTCGATAATGGCAGAGCTCACGCCCTCTTTTCCAGCTCTTGTTATTGGAAACCGCCGCGCGGCACAGTGGGTAAACCATGACGTTACGGAATATTTCAGGCGAGAAGGACCAAACTGTTCTGGCATTATCGCCACGGACTACTTTTTAGGTAACGGGATAATTGAAGTAGCCATTGAGGCTAACCTAGAGAAAGGGCGCGAAGGATTATTCGTATATCAATATCAACCTCATAAGCACTGTAACGTAAGCGACACCGCGTAG